The proteins below come from a single Triticum aestivum cultivar Chinese Spring chromosome 5D, IWGSC CS RefSeq v2.1, whole genome shotgun sequence genomic window:
- the LOC123120680 gene encoding protein RETICULATA-RELATED 4, chloroplastic: MFSIKSRLAQPTNPTIHPCHPSPRLEEKKNPREHHALPSVAHILLPHDLSPPPPPPPASCLSLLRSLPLRLRLAIPRPRLPTLLSLALPGKNGNDGGGGNNSGGGGDDETGDGGGEWGGHRGDALFVLPQAGRKLSSLPADLAVAVEGGRVTGDIVRRFAEMERSPLLRWLLGFRWFRERLLADDLFLAKLAMEMGVGMIAKSAPTLPPTIPSPAAVSPWTTEQSLDRGGAVGLRREDQEGGWSCGDGHTEGAGSMPERHSVCSGAAVQSYLRAGIFGIGGNIS, encoded by the exons ATGTTTAGCATCAAATCACGGTTAGCTCAGCCCACTAATCCCACGATCCACCCCTGTCATCCGTCCCCCCGGCTCGAAGAAAAAAAAAACCCACGAGAGCACCACGCTCTCCCGTCGGTTGCTCATATCCTCCTCCCGCATGACctctcgccccctcctcctcctcctcccgcctcctgcctctccctcctccgctccctccCGCTCCGCCTCCGCCTTGCCATTCCCCGCCCCCGCCTCCCCaccctcctctccctcgccctccccgGCAAAAACGGCAacgacggcggcggtggcaacaacagcggcggcggcggggatgacgaaacaggggacggcggcggcgagtggGGCGGCCACCGGGGGGATGCGCTGTTCGTGCTGCCGCAGGCGGGGAGGAAGCTCTCCAGCCTGCCGGCGGACCTCGCCGTGGCCGTGGAGGGCGGCCGCGTCACGGGCGACATCGTGCGGCGCTTCGCGGAGATGGAGCGCTCGCCGCTGCTCCGTTGGCTGCTGGGCTTCAGATGGTTCAGGGagcgcctcctcgccgacgacctctTCCTCGCCAAGCTCGCCATGGAGATGGGCGTCGGCATGATCGCCAAG AGTGCCCCGACGCTCCCTCCCACCATTCCTTCCCCCGCGGCAGTGTCACCATGGACCACGGAGCAAAGTCTCGACCGCGGCGGCGCTGTCGGGTTGAGGAGGGAGGATCAAGAAGGGGGGTGGAGCTGTGGCGACGGCCACACGGAAGGAGCCGGGAGCATGCCAGAGCGGCACTCAGTTTGCTCAGGTGCCGCTGTGCAGTCGTATCTACGAGCAGGTATATTTGGAATTGGAGGAAACATATCCTGA
- the LOC123121950 gene encoding heat shock 70 kDa protein, mitochondrial: MAIGSLLASRLARSGHALATRAIAQAPRTHNHHHATSPLLSRLGAVARAFSSRPAAADVIGIDLGTTNSCVSVMEGKTPRVIENAEGARTTPSIVATNSKGEILIGITASRQAVTNAENTVRGSKRLIGRAFDDPQTQKEMKMVPYKIVRGTNGDAWVEMAGKSYSPSQIGAFVLTKMKETAEAYLGKSVSKAVITVPAYFNDAQRQATKDAGRIAGLEVMRIINEPTAAALSYGMNNKEGLIAVFDLGGGTFDVSILEISNGVFEVKATNGDTFLGGEDFDATLLNYLVSEYKNSDNIDLSKDKLALQRLREAAEKAKVELSSTPQTEINLPFITADASGAKHFNITLTRSKFESLVGNLIERTRIPCTNCLKDAGVSAKEIDEVLLVGGMTRVPKVQDIVSQIFGKSPSKGVNPDEAVAMGAAIQGGILRGDVKELLLLDVTPLSLGIETLGGIFTRLINRNTTIPTKKSQTFSTAADNQTQVGIKVLQGEREMATDNKLLGEFQLEGIPPAPRGMPQIEVTFDIDANGIVKVSAKDKSTGKEQDITIKSSGGLSDSDIEKMVKEAELNSQRDQERKSLIDLRNSADTTIYSIEKSVSEYKDKVPAEVVTEIQSAVSDLRAAMAGDDSDAIKQKLEAANKAVSKIGQHMQGGGGAAAGDSGSSGGGDQTPEAEYQDPKEAKM; this comes from the exons ATGGCCATCGGATCTCTCCTCGCCTCGCGGCTGGCCAGGTCCGGCCACGCCCTCGCCACGCGCGCCATCGCTCAG GCTCCCCGGACCCACAATCATCATCACGCGACGTCTCCCCTGCTCTCCAGGCTCGGAGCCGTGGCCCGCGCTTTCAG CTCAAGGCCCGCCGCCGCCGATGTCATCGGGATCGATTTGGGCACGACGAACTCATGTGTCTCCGTCATGGAAGGAAAG ACACCACGGGTGATTGAGAATGCTGAAGGTGCGAGGACAACGCCCTCCATTGTTGCCACAAACAGCAAAGGCGAGATCTTGATTGGCATCACTGCCAGTCGACAGGCAGTGACAAATGCCGAGAACACAGTTCGTGGGTCCAAGCGCCTGATTGGTAGAGCTTTTGATGACCCCCAAACACAGAAGGAAATGAAGATGGTGCCTTACAAGATTGTCAGGGGAACAAATGGTGATGCCTGGGTGGAGATGGCTGGGAAGTCATACTCCCCGAGTCAGATTGGTGCGTTTGTTCTTACCAAGATGAAGGAAACTGCAGAGGCTTACCTTGGCAAGTCGGTCTCCAAGGCTGTTATTACAGTCCCAGCTTATTTCAATGATGCCCAGCGTCAGGCCACCAAGGATGCTGGTAGGATTGCTGGGTTGGAGGTGATGAGGATTATCAATGAGCCCACTGCTGCAGCTCTGTCGTATGGAATGAACAACAAGGAGGGCCTGATTGCTGTATTTGACTTGGGCGGTGGAACATTTGATGTATCAATCCTTGAGATTTCTAATGGCGTTTTTGAG GTCAAGGCGACCAATGGAGATACTTTCCTTGGTGGTGAGGACTTTGATGCTACATTGCTCAACTACCTGGTTAGTGAATATAAGAACTCTGACAACATTGATCTGAGCAAGGACAAGTTGGCCCTGCAAAGGCTCAGGGAAGCTGCTGAGAAGGCGAAGGTTGAGCTTTCCTCAACTCCACAGACTGAAATCAATCTCCCCTTCATCACAGCAGATGCCTCTGGTGCGAAGCATTTCAACATTACCTTGACCAGATCAAAGTTTGAGTCTCTTGTGGGCAACCTCATTGAGAGAACTCGCATCCCATGTACAAACTGCCTCAAGGATGCTGGTGTTTCTGCAAAGGAGATTGATGAGGTTCTACTGGTTGGTGGTATGACAAGGGTGCCAAAGGTCCAGGATATTGTTTCTCAGATATTCGGCAAGTCGCCAAGCAAGGGTGTCAATCCTGATGAGGCTGTTGCCATGGGAGCTGCCATTCAGGGTGGCATTTTGAGGGGTGATGTGAAGGAGCTCTTGCTGCTGGATGTCACGCCCCTTTCCCTTGGTATTGAGACTCTTGGAGGCATCTTCACAAGGCTAATCAACAGGAACACTACAATTCCAACCAAGAAGAGCCAGACCTTCTCCACTGCTGCAGATAACCAGACGCAGGTTGGAATCAAGGTGCTTCAGGGTGAGAGGGAGATGGCCACAGATAACAAGCTTCTTGGTGAATTCCAGCTTGAAGGCATTCCACCGGCCCCGAGGGGTATGCCACAGATTGAGGTCACTTTTGACATTGATGCCAATGGTATTGTCAAGGTGTCAGCAAAGGACAAGTCCACTGGCAAAGAGCAGGATATCACCATCAAATCTTCAGGTGGTTTGTCTGACAGTGACATCGAGAAGATGGTGAAGGAGGCGGAGCTAAATTCTCAGAGGGATCAGGAAAGGAAGTCGTTGATTGACCTCAGGAACTCTGCAGATACCACCATCTACAGCATTGAGAAGAGCGTCAGCGAGTACAAAGACAAGGTCCCTGCTGAAGTTGTCACGGAGATCCAGTCTGCTGTCTCTGATCTGAGAGCAGCAATGGCTGGCGACGATTCGGACGCCATCAAGCAGAAGCTGGAGGCGGCGAACAAGGCAGTCTCAAAGATTGGACAGCACATGCAGGGTGGTGGCGGCGCTGCCGCCGGCGACAGCGGCAGCAGTGGTGGTGGCGACCAGACTCCGGAAGCTGAATACCAGGACCCCAAGGAGGCCAAGATGTAG
- the LOC123125018 gene encoding cinnamoyl-CoA reductase 1: MVGRMEGGKGEVCVTGAAGFIASWLVKLLLSRGYTVRGTVRDLGEKKTGHLRSLENASENLKLIKADLLDYDAMVAAIEGCQGVFHVASPVPSENATDPELELLRPAVAGTKNVLEAASAEKIRRVVVVSSIVAVDINPKDWPNDKIKDENCWSDRDFCRNQEDWYSVSKITAEEAALEYGRRTGLDVVTLNPAVVFGPLLQPSVNASSQFLIYFLKGGPDRMRDKLWHIVDVRDTADALLVLYEAPEAAGRHICAPHVIIARDLRDLLKSMYPDYPLVSKESIYDVDHPAPMTTDKLKKLGWTCRSLEETIADSVEYCQQAGFLDDVEGGAPCRFPPFYNKI; encoded by the exons ATGGTCGGGCGTATGGAGGGAGGGAAAGGGGAGGTGTGCGTCACCGGCGCCGCCGGGTTCATCGCCTCGTGGCTCGTGaagctcctcctctcccgcggctACACCGTCCGCGGCACCGTCCGCGACCTCG GTGAGAAGAAGACCGGCCATCTGAGGTCGCTGGAGAACGCATCTGAAAATCTCAAGCTTATCAAGGCCGATCTGCTTGATTACGATGCCATGGTGGCTGCGATAGAGGGATGCCAGGGAGTTTTCCATGTCGCCAGTCCGGTTCCTTCGGAGAATGCGACTGACCCAGAG CTAGAACTTCTGCGTCCTGCCGTTGCTGGTACCAAAAATGTACTGGAGGCCGCGTCCGCTGAGAAGATTCGGCGGGTGGTTGTCGTGTCATCCATTGTCGCCGTCGATATCAACCCCAAGGATTGGCCCAACGACAAGATCAAAGACGAAAACTGTTGGTCAGACAGAGATTTTTGCAGGAATCAAGAG GACTGGTATTCGGTTTCCAAGATCACGGCAGAGGAGGCGGCGCTCGAATACGGGCGGCGAACCGGCCTGGACGTGGTCACTCTCAACCCGGCGGTGGTGTTCGGCCCCCTGCTGCAGCCATCGGTGAACGCGAGCAGCCAGTTCCTCATCTACTTCCTCAAAG GGGGCCCTGACCGGATGAGGGACAAGCTGTGGCACATCGTCGACGTGCGCGACACCGCCGACGCTCTGCTCGTGCTCTACGAGGCGCCGGAGGCCGCCGGCAGGCACATCTGCGCGCCGCATGTCATCATCGCCCGCGACCTGCGGGACTTGCTCAAGAGCATGTACCCTGACTACCCTCTAGTCAGCAA GGAGAGCATCTACGACGTGGATCACCCGGCACCGATGACGACCGACAAGCTGAAGAAGCTGGGGTGGACCTGCCGATCGCTGGAGGAGACCATCGCGGACAGCGTCGAGTACTGCCAGCAGGCCGGGTTTCTCGACGATGTCGAAGGCGGGGCGCCATGCCGTTTCCCTCCGTTTTACAACAAGATTTAG